In Spirosoma aureum, a single genomic region encodes these proteins:
- a CDS encoding GH39 family glycosyl hydrolase, with the protein MLSSLPSTGLLAQTSSDKPTQIEVDLTKDKGPLKPIWAWFGYDEPNYTYMKDGKKLLTEISKLSKIPVYVRVHSLLVTGDGEAALKWGSTNAYTEDANGKPVYNWTIVDKIFDTFIERGMKPIAQIGFMPQALSTKPEPYRHHWKPGDNYNDIYLGWAYPPKDYAKWSELVYQWVKHSVAKYGQKEVESWYWELWNEPNISYWKGTTEEYIKLYDYTADAVKRALPTAKMGGPEVTGPGNEKSHVFFKAFMDHIVNGKNYVTGKVGTPIDFITFHAKGAPKLVDGHVQMNMGTQLRDIDKGFEVVASYPSLKNLPIIIGESDPEGCAACSEDFSPQNAYRNGTMYSSYTAASFARKYDLAQSRGVNLAGAVTWAFEFEDQPWFRGFRDLATNGVDKPVLNVFRMFGMMPTTRVDVKSGLAYDYVRVRDASVRAEADINALASKDAQSAAVMVWNYHDDNVPAPDAPVSVRLKGLPNKKVLLHHYRIDKEFSNSYEVWKKMGSPKNPTTEQVAELEAAGQLKELSAPEPVTVTSGEATLNFSLPRQGVSLLKLSWD; encoded by the coding sequence ATGCTCAGCTCTCTTCCCAGCACCGGTTTACTGGCGCAGACCAGTTCTGACAAACCCACACAGATTGAAGTTGATCTGACGAAAGACAAAGGTCCACTAAAACCGATCTGGGCGTGGTTTGGCTATGACGAACCCAATTATACGTATATGAAGGACGGTAAGAAATTGCTGACCGAAATCTCTAAATTGAGTAAAATACCGGTCTATGTTCGGGTGCATAGTCTGCTTGTAACGGGCGATGGAGAAGCCGCGCTAAAATGGGGTTCAACCAATGCCTATACGGAGGACGCCAACGGAAAACCGGTTTATAACTGGACCATCGTCGATAAGATTTTCGATACGTTCATCGAGCGCGGTATGAAGCCCATTGCTCAGATTGGGTTTATGCCGCAGGCTCTTTCTACGAAGCCTGAACCGTACCGGCACCATTGGAAGCCAGGTGATAATTATAATGACATTTACCTCGGCTGGGCTTACCCCCCCAAAGATTACGCCAAATGGAGCGAGCTGGTCTATCAGTGGGTGAAGCACTCGGTCGCGAAATACGGCCAGAAAGAGGTCGAAAGCTGGTATTGGGAACTATGGAATGAACCCAACATCAGCTACTGGAAAGGCACAACGGAGGAATACATCAAACTTTATGACTATACCGCCGATGCCGTGAAGCGGGCTTTGCCAACCGCCAAAATGGGCGGTCCCGAAGTGACGGGTCCGGGCAACGAAAAATCGCATGTATTTTTCAAAGCGTTCATGGATCATATTGTTAATGGAAAGAACTACGTGACGGGAAAGGTCGGTACCCCAATTGATTTCATTACATTCCATGCCAAAGGCGCCCCAAAACTGGTGGATGGGCATGTGCAGATGAACATGGGCACGCAACTACGTGACATCGACAAAGGCTTTGAAGTCGTAGCTTCGTACCCAAGTCTGAAAAACCTGCCGATCATTATTGGCGAGTCAGACCCGGAAGGTTGCGCGGCCTGTTCGGAGGATTTTAGTCCCCAGAATGCCTACCGCAATGGCACGATGTATTCCAGCTATACAGCCGCTTCATTTGCCCGCAAATATGACCTGGCTCAGTCGCGTGGCGTTAACTTGGCCGGTGCGGTTACCTGGGCGTTTGAATTTGAAGATCAGCCCTGGTTCCGGGGTTTCCGCGATCTGGCCACCAACGGCGTCGATAAACCCGTTCTGAACGTATTCCGCATGTTTGGCATGATGCCGACTACGCGCGTCGATGTAAAAAGCGGCTTAGCCTATGACTACGTTCGTGTGCGGGATGCGAGCGTACGTGCCGAAGCAGATATCAATGCCCTGGCGTCTAAAGATGCACAATCGGCCGCTGTAATGGTCTGGAACTACCATGATGATAACGTACCAGCACCTGATGCCCCCGTTTCGGTTCGGTTGAAAGGATTGCCTAATAAGAAAGTTCTTCTTCATCATTACCGCATTGACAAGGAATTCAGCAACTCATATGAAGTCTGGAAGAAAATGGGCTCGCCCAAGAATCCAACGACCGAACAGGTGGCCGAACTGGAAGCCGCTGGACAGTTGAAAGAACTTTCTGCCCCCGAACCAGTAACAGTGACCAGCGGTGAAGCCACGCTGAATTTCTCCTTACCCCGGCAGGGTGTATCCCTGTTAAAGTTGTCGTGGGATTAA
- a CDS encoding RagB/SusD family nutrient uptake outer membrane protein codes for MITLVKTNKVAAICVGLLLAGSTGCQDILDEKVYSQVAVDAFYKTSDQAQLALNGVYTRLWDDTYRDGQWVTLGDVTAGILIGGGSANGSGDRSGVTNDFNTFSWNSDALELSTAWDYYYAAINRANVLIDKLAASTIPNKARLDGETRFLRALFYFNLVRIFGGVPLQTQGTSDLSEVNKPRNTAEEVYAFIGKDLETAASELSPYSEGDHTAGKATSLAATSLLAKVYLQQRQWQKAADEAKKVIDSKAFDLMADYENIVNPDFRNGKEMIFSIQHGGNANSTSQLYQTRMIYLFGPPAMSLSNGTSIQFHFLKDLVIFQARKEFFANSPDTYRKWWSVRDKMPYYYKNGIKDLVRDTVKMYAPFLTKFNRVDFSTGILKEGVDYPLIRYADVLLTYAEAINELGNPTPAAYEAINKVRQRARAVGTANAQPASLYPDLAGLSQAQFRDALLTERAREFVGEGHYRWDLLRHDRLISNAKQLGITAAADKHVLFPIPALQLSRNTALKQNPGYN; via the coding sequence ATGATTACCCTAGTTAAAACCAATAAAGTCGCAGCCATCTGCGTGGGGTTACTCCTCGCCGGAAGCACTGGCTGTCAGGATATATTAGACGAAAAAGTATATAGCCAGGTTGCCGTCGATGCCTTTTACAAAACCAGTGATCAGGCGCAGCTGGCATTGAACGGCGTATATACCCGATTGTGGGACGATACGTATCGCGATGGTCAGTGGGTGACGCTGGGCGACGTAACGGCGGGAATTCTGATTGGGGGCGGCTCGGCCAACGGTTCCGGCGATCGCTCAGGCGTTACCAACGATTTCAACACGTTCTCCTGGAATTCCGACGCGCTTGAATTATCGACGGCCTGGGATTATTACTATGCCGCCATCAACCGGGCGAACGTGTTGATAGATAAACTGGCGGCTTCTACGATCCCGAACAAGGCGAGGCTGGATGGTGAAACCCGGTTTTTACGGGCGCTTTTTTACTTTAACCTGGTCCGTATTTTCGGTGGGGTTCCGCTCCAAACGCAAGGCACTTCGGACTTGAGCGAAGTAAACAAACCGCGCAACACGGCCGAGGAAGTCTACGCATTTATTGGTAAAGATCTGGAAACGGCCGCCAGCGAATTGAGCCCCTATAGCGAGGGCGATCATACAGCGGGCAAGGCGACCTCGCTGGCTGCTACGTCTCTGCTGGCGAAGGTGTACCTGCAACAACGGCAATGGCAAAAAGCCGCCGACGAAGCCAAAAAAGTAATCGATTCGAAAGCGTTCGACCTGATGGCCGATTATGAAAACATTGTGAACCCTGACTTTCGCAATGGCAAAGAAATGATCTTCTCGATCCAGCACGGCGGTAATGCCAATAGTACATCGCAACTGTATCAAACCCGGATGATTTACCTGTTCGGGCCACCCGCGATGTCGTTGTCCAACGGGACCAGCATTCAGTTTCACTTTCTGAAAGACCTGGTTATTTTTCAGGCGCGCAAAGAGTTCTTTGCCAACTCGCCCGATACATACCGCAAGTGGTGGTCGGTACGGGACAAGATGCCGTACTACTATAAAAATGGCATCAAAGACCTGGTGCGTGATACGGTGAAAATGTACGCGCCATTCCTGACCAAATTCAATCGGGTCGACTTTTCGACAGGTATCCTGAAGGAAGGGGTTGACTATCCTTTGATTCGGTACGCGGATGTGCTGCTGACCTACGCCGAAGCGATCAATGAACTGGGTAACCCCACTCCGGCCGCCTACGAGGCTATCAATAAAGTCCGGCAGCGGGCGCGGGCTGTGGGAACGGCCAATGCGCAGCCAGCCAGTCTTTACCCGGATTTAGCTGGTCTCAGCCAGGCACAATTTCGGGATGCGTTACTGACCGAACGAGCCCGAGAATTCGTGGGCGAAGGACACTATCGTTGGGATTTGCTACGACATGATCGGCTGATTTCCAACGCCAAGCAACTCGGCATTACGGCGGCTGCCGATAAACACGTGTTATTTCCGATTCCGGCACTGCAACTAAGTCGAAACACGGCACTCAAGCAAAACCCAGGGTATAATTAG
- a CDS encoding helix-turn-helix domain-containing protein, which translates to MISIDNNTSKLNLGDRIKILRINQNRTLQEIADASDLSKSMISKIENNKTVPSVAALVKIANTLGTTISNLLEHDGWLNAIVTPRQKAEESLTQTDKGYSIYPYASEYHEKKMQPFLFVGKKGEVKPHELSHEGEEFIYVIRGQMKMQVGEVEYQLKEGDSLYFNSSLKHGIQPTSDEVAYLDIFV; encoded by the coding sequence ATGATTTCAATCGACAATAATACCAGCAAGCTGAACCTGGGAGATCGGATTAAAATCCTGCGGATTAACCAGAACCGGACACTTCAGGAAATCGCGGATGCCAGCGATTTGTCAAAAAGTATGATCTCGAAAATAGAGAACAATAAAACGGTTCCGTCGGTGGCGGCTCTGGTGAAAATCGCGAATACACTGGGTACAACGATTTCCAATTTACTTGAACATGACGGCTGGCTGAATGCTATTGTAACGCCCCGGCAAAAAGCGGAAGAAAGCCTGACGCAGACGGATAAAGGGTACTCGATTTATCCGTACGCGTCGGAATACCACGAGAAGAAAATGCAGCCGTTTCTATTCGTGGGTAAAAAAGGGGAAGTTAAACCGCATGAGCTGTCCCACGAGGGCGAAGAGTTTATCTACGTCATTCGGGGTCAGATGAAAATGCAGGTTGGTGAGGTTGAATATCAGCTCAAAGAAGGCGACAGCCTTTATTTTAACTCCTCTCTGAAGCACGGCATTCAGCCGACTTCTGATGAGGTAGCCTATTTAGACATCTTTGTTTAA
- a CDS encoding enolase C-terminal domain-like protein has protein sequence MKIRAVRTKLYQWNGPVKTGDTIFATPLSPLHFQQDSQAAFRFFSWLVVEIETDEGHIGIGNAGLCPDVTKKIIDSKLASLLIGENPLNTEYLFEKMYRSTVAYGRKGAVIAAISALDIALWDIKGLAFNQPVFMLLGGRTKPQIETYYSRLYTRDLDSLQAEAAHYKAEGFTGMKLRCGYPLTDGLTGLKKNVEMVRVVRETVGDDVDIMLEAYMGFNFPYAKQLLKALEPYNLRWVEELMLPDEIQNFAKLKQYTDIPLSGGEHEYTRYGFHDLLQTGALDIFQFDTNRVGGFTEAQKICNMALVHGVEVIPHGGQMHNLHVVMSSFACPMAEYFPQTEIEVGNEMFWYIFDGEAIAENGKLQLDDSKPGMGLTLKTEGLEQFTIIA, from the coding sequence ATGAAAATTCGTGCCGTCAGGACTAAACTCTACCAATGGAACGGGCCGGTAAAAACCGGTGATACCATCTTTGCGACGCCCCTCAGCCCGCTTCATTTTCAACAGGATTCTCAGGCCGCTTTCCGGTTTTTTAGCTGGCTGGTTGTCGAAATCGAAACCGATGAGGGGCATATCGGTATTGGCAATGCGGGTCTTTGTCCCGACGTCACCAAGAAGATTATTGATAGCAAACTGGCGTCGCTGCTGATCGGCGAAAATCCACTGAATACCGAATATCTATTCGAGAAAATGTACCGGTCGACTGTTGCCTACGGTCGAAAAGGTGCCGTCATTGCAGCGATCAGTGCGTTGGACATTGCCTTGTGGGACATCAAAGGGCTGGCTTTCAATCAACCCGTGTTTATGCTGCTGGGCGGACGGACCAAACCGCAGATCGAAACGTATTACAGCCGGTTATACACCCGCGATTTAGACAGTTTGCAGGCAGAAGCCGCTCACTACAAAGCGGAAGGATTTACCGGTATGAAGCTCCGTTGTGGTTATCCATTGACAGATGGACTGACCGGACTGAAGAAAAACGTAGAGATGGTCCGTGTTGTGCGGGAGACCGTCGGCGACGATGTCGACATCATGCTCGAAGCCTATATGGGTTTCAATTTTCCCTACGCCAAACAACTCCTCAAAGCGCTGGAACCCTACAATCTGCGCTGGGTTGAAGAACTAATGCTGCCCGACGAGATCCAGAATTTCGCCAAACTAAAACAGTACACCGACATCCCATTGTCGGGTGGAGAGCATGAATACACGCGCTACGGTTTCCATGATCTGTTGCAGACCGGCGCGCTCGATATTTTCCAGTTCGATACTAACCGGGTCGGTGGTTTCACCGAAGCACAGAAAATCTGCAACATGGCGCTGGTACATGGTGTCGAGGTAATTCCGCACGGTGGGCAGATGCACAATTTGCACGTTGTAATGAGTTCATTCGCCTGCCCGATGGCCGAGTATTTCCCCCAGACCGAAATTGAAGTCGGCAACGAAATGTTCTGGTACATTTTCGATGGCGAAGCTATTGCTGAAAACGGCAAACTCCAGCTCGACGATTCCAAACCGGGCATGGGTCTGACCTTGAAAACCGAAGGACTCGAACAATTTACCATTATCGCCTAA